A single genomic interval of Spinacia oleracea cultivar Varoflay chromosome 6, BTI_SOV_V1, whole genome shotgun sequence harbors:
- the LOC110790355 gene encoding putative pentatricopeptide repeat-containing protein At5g37570, with the protein MRHGLPAISPPIITLLKSCNTLRCFEQIHVQIIHKGFEHDNYLISNFISGCCTSFSLLRYATTVFNSVSCANTCLWNSLLNGHCNYSSLSSSLSVFSAMRASSEGVPDKYTFPPLIKCCSNELDVFVGVGIHGLLIKYGVEDNVFVGSSLVDFYGKCKLIGDAQKVFGEMPDRNVVSWTCMLVGYVNCGDLVSARRVFDAMPKRNRVSWNAMICGYVKLGELNSARKLFDEIPSKNVHSYTTMIDGYAKCGDMASARFLFEECLAKDLVLWSALISGYAQNGLPKEAVKSFQEMQFSNTRPDEHIMVSVMSACAQVGNLELANEIDSYMSRSSFDLQRTHVAAALVDMNAKCGNMERAMSLFHNMPKRDLVSYCSMIHGHALHGQGTEAIKLFYNMLSEGLMPDDVAFTVILTACSHAALVEEGYCLFDMMKSKYSITPSPNHYACMIDLLGRSGHLEAAYDLLKSLSVENHSESWGTLLGACRLHCDTDLTEVVASRLVELEPCNAGSFVLLSNVYAAADRWLDVSIVRKQMIGRGLRKIPGCSWV; encoded by the coding sequence ATGAGGCATGGATTACCTGCAATATCGCCGCCAATTATTACCCTTTTGAAATCATGCAACACTCTCCGATGTTTCGAGCAAATCCACGTACAAATAATTCATAAAGGTTTTGAGCATGACAATTACTTGATCTCCAATTTCATCTCAGGTTGCTGcacatctttctctctcctccgctaTGCAACCACCGTCTTCAACTCTGTATCGTGTGCCAATACTTGCCTTTGGAACTCTTTGTTAAACGGTCATTGTAATTactcttctctctcatcttctCTTTCTGTATTTTCCGCCATGAGAGCTTCTTCTGAAGGTGTTCCAGATAAGTATACTTTCCCGCCATTGATTAAGTGTTGCTCGAATGAATTGGATGTTTTTGTTGGGGTAGGGATTCATGGGTTGTTGATTAAATATGGTGTTGAGGATAATGTGTTTGTGGGTTCGAGTTTGGTTGATTTTTATGGGAAATGTAAGCTAATTGGGGATGCACAGAAGGTGTTCGGTGAAATGCCTGACAGAAATGTTGTGTCTTGGACTTGTATGCTTGTTGGGTATGTTAATTGTGGGGACTTGGTTAGTGCACGGAGGGTGTTTGATGCAATGCCGAAGAGAAACCGGGTTTCGTGGAATGCCATGATTTGTGGGTATGTGAAACTTGGTGAGTTGAATAGTGCTAGGAAGTTGTTTGATGAAATACCTTCCAAGAATGTCCATTCGTACACTACTATGATTGATGGGTATGCTAAATGTGGGGACATGGCTTCAGCTAGGTTCTTGTTTGAGGAGTGCTTAGCTAAGGATCTTGTCCTGTGGTCAGCTTTAATATCAGGGTATGCACAAAATGGGCTTCCTAAGGAGGCAGTGAAGTCTTTTCAGGAGATGCAGTTCAGCAATACTAGGCCAGATGAACATATAATGGTTAGCGTAATGTCAGCTTGTGCACAAGTAGGGAATTTAGAACTTGCTAATGAGATTGATTCATATATGAGTAGGAGCTCTTTTGATCTCCAGCGTACGCATGTTGCTGCAGCATTGGTAGATATGAATGCTAAATGTGGTAATATGGAGAGAGCAATGAGTTTGTTTCATAATATGCCTAAACGGGATTTAGTGTCATATTGTTCAATGATTCATGGCCATGCTCTTCATGGTCAAGGAACGGAGGCTATTAAATTATTCTATAACATGCTTTCTGAAGGGCTAATGCCTGATGATGTGGCTTTCACCGTCATTTTGACAGCCTGCAGTCATGCCGCATTGGTGGAGGAAGGTTACTGCTTATTTGATATGATGAAAAGTAAATACTCGATCACTCCCTCTCCTAACCATTATGCATGCATGATTGATCTTCTAGGTCGTTCTGGCCACTTAGAAGCAGCCTATGATCTCCTTAAATCATTGTCAGTTGAGAATCATTCTGAATCTTGGGGCACACTTCTTGGGGCTTGTAGATTGCATTGTGATACTGACTTAACTGAAGTAGTTGCCAGCCGACTAGTTGAACTTGAGCCATGTAATGCGGGCAGTTTTGTTTTGTTGTCTAATGTCTATGCAGCAGCAGATCGATGGTTGGATGTTTCTATAGTAAGGAAACAAATGATAGGTCGTGGACTTAGGAAAATTCCTGGTTGTAGTTGGGTTTAG